One genomic window of Fibrobacter sp. UBA4297 includes the following:
- a CDS encoding polysaccharide pyruvyl transferase family protein has product MKIGILTWFFADNYGARAQSFALQKTLEALGHNVEMINYVPFKNKILNLKMCLSHPGCKINPIKIVRDLIRHLFFKRDKSIYNISTAVRSAQSINELHYDFVILGSDAIFNLLHPMSDKLYYGVGINAKKATYSPSCEYMNTDYALSADEKDSLQTMGKISVRDNRTTQLLQQNGFTDIIETLDPTFLYDFKLFNQAFPEKDYILVYCFSDWAEYSKDIQQFAKEKKLKIISIGRICNWANKSYDTARLGEWISAFRAASIVVTDSYHGTIFAIKNHKQIILFSRQDKIDKINCLLSQFEIQLPVYQKNTGINNYIGKNSINYSVVEKNLKRLVTKSITYLKDKIT; this is encoded by the coding sequence ATGAAGATCGGAATCCTAACATGGTTTTTTGCGGACAACTACGGAGCAAGGGCACAAAGTTTCGCACTACAAAAGACGCTTGAAGCATTAGGCCATAATGTCGAAATGATAAATTATGTGCCTTTTAAGAATAAGATTCTCAATTTGAAAATGTGCCTCAGTCATCCTGGCTGTAAAATCAATCCAATTAAAATAGTTCGAGACCTAATCAGGCATCTTTTTTTTAAACGAGACAAATCCATCTACAACATATCTACAGCAGTCCGCTCAGCACAATCAATTAACGAACTGCATTATGATTTTGTCATTCTCGGTTCAGATGCCATTTTCAACTTGCTCCATCCTATGAGCGATAAGCTATATTATGGCGTCGGAATCAATGCAAAAAAAGCTACGTATTCTCCAAGTTGTGAATACATGAATACAGATTACGCTTTATCCGCAGACGAAAAAGACAGTCTCCAGACGATGGGCAAAATTAGCGTACGCGACAATCGCACAACACAACTACTGCAGCAGAATGGATTTACAGATATCATTGAAACGCTAGATCCTACGTTTTTATACGACTTCAAACTTTTTAACCAGGCGTTTCCCGAAAAAGATTACATCCTCGTCTATTGTTTTTCTGACTGGGCTGAATATTCTAAAGATATTCAGCAATTCGCCAAAGAGAAAAAGCTAAAAATCATTTCAATAGGCAGAATCTGCAACTGGGCTAATAAGTCATACGACACTGCTAGGCTGGGAGAATGGATTTCAGCATTCAGAGCAGCCTCCATCGTCGTCACGGATTCTTACCACGGAACAATCTTTGCTATAAAGAATCACAAGCAAATTATTTTGTTTTCGCGTCAGGACAAAATTGATAAAATAAACTGCTTGCTATCTCAATTTGAAATTCAGTTACCTGTATATCAAAAGAATACAGGAATAAATAACTATATTGGAAAAAATTCCATTAATTACAGCGTTGTAGAAAAGAACCTAAAAAGACTCGTGACCAAATCTATAACATATTTAAAGGACAAAATTACATAA
- a CDS encoding glycosyltransferase family 4 protein, translating to MKILLIDQIAKVNFRYTYSLANGLIKNGIDVELVTDLKKEDENCICKKYRWFNTDEKGIGIIPKIGNYLASYRKILQLVKENNYDVIQTEWFIASPIDYFFLKKIKKLSKAKLIMTVHDILPFNELFYDRYFYGKLYDLADKIILQAPGNKSRFASLFPNDVDKVRIIPHGHMLDYIETAEKSGSRKILGIPENKLVLLFFGQIKKVKGVDVLLKALSLLKDKHPELSVIIAGSVWKTDFSECEKIINSNQLDNCLKLDIRYIPDNEIKYYYGAADACVLPYTDVYQSGVIQLAYGYKKPVISSDLQAFTQFVKENISGFVSKRGDEASLARAIERLIANQNNLVEMGENGYKLVKSELDWEKLTKQMIAECYI from the coding sequence GTTGAACTCGTTACAGATTTGAAAAAAGAAGACGAAAATTGCATCTGTAAAAAATATAGGTGGTTCAATACAGACGAGAAGGGAATCGGCATAATCCCCAAAATAGGCAACTATCTAGCCTCTTACAGAAAAATTTTACAACTAGTAAAAGAAAACAACTACGATGTAATACAGACCGAGTGGTTTATCGCATCGCCAATAGACTATTTTTTCCTAAAAAAGATAAAAAAGTTATCAAAAGCCAAACTAATCATGACGGTTCACGACATTCTACCGTTCAATGAGCTTTTTTATGATAGATATTTTTACGGGAAACTATACGATCTCGCAGACAAGATTATTTTACAAGCTCCAGGAAACAAGTCCCGATTTGCAAGCTTGTTCCCTAACGATGTAGACAAGGTTCGAATTATCCCTCACGGACACATGTTGGACTACATAGAAACCGCAGAGAAAAGTGGAAGCCGTAAGATATTGGGAATTCCCGAAAACAAGCTGGTTTTGTTGTTCTTTGGGCAAATCAAAAAAGTCAAAGGAGTCGATGTTCTTTTAAAAGCGCTATCCCTTTTAAAAGACAAGCATCCAGAACTATCCGTCATCATAGCCGGAAGTGTTTGGAAAACAGATTTTTCCGAATGTGAAAAGATAATAAATTCCAACCAGCTAGACAATTGCCTGAAATTAGATATAAGATACATTCCTGACAACGAAATCAAGTACTATTACGGAGCCGCAGATGCTTGCGTTTTGCCTTATACGGACGTGTACCAAAGTGGCGTCATTCAACTAGCATACGGTTACAAGAAACCTGTTATTTCTTCAGATTTGCAAGCATTTACCCAGTTTGTAAAGGAGAACATCTCGGGCTTTGTATCCAAAAGAGGAGACGAAGCAAGCCTAGCAAGAGCTATAGAACGCCTGATAGCAAACCAAAATAATCTCGTAGAAATGGGAGAAAATGGTTATAAATTGGTAAAATCCGAATTAGACTGGGAAAAATTAACAAAGCAAATGATAGCAGAATGCTACATTTAA